In one Rhea pennata isolate bPtePen1 chromosome 17, bPtePen1.pri, whole genome shotgun sequence genomic region, the following are encoded:
- the LRRC74B gene encoding leucine-rich repeat-containing protein 74B has product MAARLCGGGRPGRARRPPPRPAAVAEAMAAAGGGSGAEGGSGGGKEGEERPGASWYLAACRRYGVTPVSRVLGRAGGPRLAVGHRGLGPQGAKALALFLMVNTSVNNLNLSDNWLQGEGAAVIAEMLKENCYISAVDLSNNKLGAEGAKAFSGMLLQNTTIVSLQLSGNEFDDHAAKYLADALIANSKVEILDLSYNMLGDKAGEVLGMAIAENIGLKELKISWNHFCSQGAAALAKGLGANIYLKVLDVSYNGFDNSGAAALGEALKTNSVLEELNISNNRISVEGALRFALGLKENKTLKNLNMTRNPMQSEGCFGILKALQANSDTSVEILDLPISAMTGTQSLEKCRSIPMDERPV; this is encoded by the exons ATGGCGGCGCGGCtctgcggcggcggccggccgggccgtGCCCGGCgccctccgccccgccccgccgctgtCGCCGaggccatggcggcggcgggcggcggcagcggcgcggagGGGGGGAGcggcg GcgggaaggaaggggaagagcgGCCGGGCGCAAGCTGGTACCTGGCCGCCTGCCGGCGGTACGGCGTGACCCCCGTCTCGCGCGTCctggggcgcgcggggggcccgCGGCTGGCCGTGGGGCACCGCGGCCTCGGCCCGCAG GGTGCCAAAGCTTTAGCTCTTTTCTTGATGGTCAATACTTCTGTCAACAACTTAAACCTGAGTGATAACTGGCTTCAGGGAGAAGGAGCAGCTGTAATTGCTGAGATGCTAAAAGAAAACTGCTACATTTCAG ctGTTGATTTATCTAACAACAAATTAGGAGCTGAAGGAGCCAAGGCCTTTTCTGGTATGCTTCTACAAAATACTACAATTGTATCCCTTCAGCTCTCAGGAAATGAATTTGATGACCATGCAGCTAAGTACTTAGCAGATGCCCTTATAGCAAACAGTAAAGTGGAAATTCTGGATCTGAGTTACAACATGCTTGGTGACAAAGCAG GTGAAGTTCTTGGAATGGCAATAGCAGAAAACATTGGATTAAAGGAACTTAAAATCAGCTGGAACCATTTCTGTAGCCAAGGGGCAGCTGCTTTAGCCAAAGGCTTGGGG GCAAACATATATCTCAAAGTGCTGGATGTCTCCTACAATGGCTTTGACAACAGTGGAGCAGCTGCCTTGGGGGAAGCCCTTAAAACCAACAGTGTGCTAGAAGAGCTCAACATAAG CAATAATCGCATTTCAGTGGAAGGAGCTCTGCGCTTTGCACTAGgcctgaaagaaaacaagactcTGAAAAACCTTAAC ATGACCAGAAATCCCATGCAGAGTGAAGGCTGCTTTGGAATCCTCAAAGCTCTACAGGCAAATTCTGACACAAGTGTAGAGATCCTGGACTTGCCA ATATCTGCAATGACCGGAACTCAGTCTCTTGAGAAGTGCAGGAGCATCCCCATGGATGAGAGGCCTGTGTAA
- the SLC7A4 gene encoding cationic amino acid transporter 4, whose translation MARWLPRSADLTRFCQKLNRVKTLEDDMMETSFNRCLSTIDLTLLGIGGMVGSGLYVLTGTVAKEIAGPAVIVSFIIAGFASLLAALCYAEFGARVPKTGSAYMFTYVSVGEIWAFLIGWNVLLEYMIGGAAVARAWSGYLDSIFNHKIKNFTETHIGTWQVPFLAHYPDFLAASILLVATAFISFGAKVSSWINHVFSAISMGVILFILIMGFILAQPKNWSAQEGGFAPYGLSGIMAGTATCFYAFVGFDVIAASSEEARNPQRAVPRAIAFSLGLATGAYILVSMVLTLMVPWCTLDPDSALADAFYRRGYSWAGFLVAVGSICAMNTVLLSNLFSLPRIVYAMAEDGLFFQVFSRVHPRTQVPVIGIVVFGVLMALLALVFDLEALVQFLSIGTLLAYTFVAASIIVLRFQQQKVNVCAQPTGRRPSPEPSEGPATGELKEYESFSDKLQLVDGDKSKEQREPGQLKAAFEPYLEFLSDFYPGEVVTIAVVTLMVSAICLCSVLVFGNTHLHLPTWSYSLLLVLFSLGFLLSLLLIWAHEQQRSTQTFQIPLVPLSPALSIVLNIYLMLKLNYMTWLRFSIWLIIGLLVYFGYGIWHSKENLREPKPQRVSARYVVFPSGSLEETVRAVQPSSQPALGLPDADTEESKR comes from the exons ATGGCGAGATGGCTGCCTCGCTCTGCAGACCTGACCCGCTTCTGCCAGAAACTCAACCGAGTGAAGACTTTGGAGGATGACATGATGGAGACATCCTTCAACAGATGCCTCTCCACCATTGACTTGACGCTGCTGGGCATCGGGGGCATGGTGGGCTCTGGGCTGTATGTCCTCACTGGCACTGTAGCCAAGGAGATTGCAGGCCCTGCTGTCATTGTCTCCTTCATCATTGCTGGCTTTGCCTCACtccttgctgctctctgctATGCTGAGTTTGGAGCCCGTGTACCTAAGACAGGCTCTGCCTACATGTTCACCTATGTGTCTGTAGGTGAGATCTGGGCCTTCCTCATTGGCTGGAATGTGCTGCTGGAGTACATGATTGGAGGAGCTGCAGTGGCCAGGGCATGGAGTGGTTACCTGGACTCCATCTTTAACCATAAAATAAAGAACTTCACTGAGACTCATATTGGCACATGGCAGGTGCCATTTCTGGCACACTACCCAGACTTCCTGGCAGCTAGCATCTTACTAGTAGCCACTGCATTCATCTCCTTTGGGGCCAAAGTTTCTTCCTGGATCAACCACGTCTTTTCAGCCATCAGTATGGGTGTCATCCTATTCATTCTCATCATGGGCTTCATCCTCGCACAGCCCAAGAACTGGAGTGCTCAGGAAGGAGGTTTTGCCCCATATGGGCTATCAGGTATCATGGCTGGAACGGCCACCTGCTTCTACGCCTTTGTGGGCTTTGATGTCATAGCAGCCTCAAGTGAAGAAGCCAGGAACCCCCAGAGGGCAGTTCCCAGAGCGATAGCTTTCTCCTTGGGTCTGGCCACTGGAGCCTACATCCTAGTGTCCATGGTGTTGACACTGATGGTGCCCTGGTGTACGCTGGACCCTGACTCTGCACTGGCGGATGCATTTTACAGGAGAGGTTACTCCTGGGCTGGATTTCTGGTTGCTGTTGGCTCCATCTGTG CAATGAATACGGTCCTGCTAAGCAACCTCTTCTCCCTACCACGCATCGTCTACGCCATGGCAGAGGATGGACTCTTCTTCCAGGTGTTCTCCCGGGTCCACCCCCGCACACAGGTGCCTGTCATTGGCATTGTGGTATTCGGGGTGCTCATGGCCCTGCTGGCCCTTGTCTTCGACCTGGAAGCCCTGGTGCAGTTCCTGTCCATTGGCACACTGCTGGCCTACACTTTTGTGGCTGCTAGCATCATTGTGCTGCGCTTCCAGCAGCAGAAGGTCAATGTTTGTGCTCAGCCAACTGGCAGGCGGCCGAGTCCTGAGCCCAGTGAGGGCCCTGCCACTGGTGAGCTGAAGGAGTACGAGTCCTTTTCTGACAAGCTCCAGCTAGTGGATGGAGACAAGAGCAAAGAGCAGCGGGAGCCAGGGCAGCTGAAGGCAGCTTTCGAACCCTACCTGGAGTTCCTCAGCGACTTCTACCCAGGCGAGGTGGTCACCATTGCTGTGGTTACCCTGATGGTGTCTGCCATCTGCCTGTGCTCTGTCTTGGTGTTTGGCAACACCCACCTCCACTTGCCAACCTGGAGCTATTCCCTGCTGCTAGTCCTCTTCAGCCTAGGGTTCCTGCTCAGCCTTCTCCTCATCTGGGCCCATGAGCAGCAGCGCAGCACACAGACCTTCCAG ataCCCCTGGTCCCCCTGTCCCCAGCACTGAGCATTGTCCTGAATATATATCTTATGCTGAAGCTTAACTACATGACATGGCTCCGGTTCAGTATCTGGCTGATCATAG gcCTACTTGTGTATTTCGGTTATGGCATCTGGCACAGCAAAGAGAACCTGCGGGAGCCCAAGCCACAGCGCGTGAGTGCCCGGTACGTGGTGTTTCCCAGCGGTAGCCTGGAGGAGACGGTACGAGCAGTCCAGCCGAGCTCCCAgcctgccctggggctgccggATGCAGACACCGAGGAGTCTAAGAGATGA